In the Ferrimicrobium sp. genome, one interval contains:
- the glnII gene encoding glutamine synthetase GlnII, whose protein sequence is MSYQAEYIWIDGTKPTPLMRNKTRIIQDGKAPDIWGFDGSSTNQAPGENSDCVLQPVFQCQDPIRGGDNVLVLCEVLLTDFTPHPTNTRSALVQTAERFADQEPMFGIEQEYTFFKDGRPLGWPVNGFPAPQGAYYCGVGGQKIVGRDIIEAHTLACMEAGLHIEGTNAEVMMAQWEFQIGTLAPPEIGDELWVARWLLMRIAEDFEVEVNWDAKPVAGDWNGAGAHTNFSTLAMRNDFDPIIAGCEALGRKVEEHIANYGDGIERRLTGKHETARYDEFSYGVSNRAASIRIPWAAAKAGKGWLEDRRPNANMDPYTVCRLIIDTVCSDAESSAEAPSADLADAI, encoded by the coding sequence ATGAGTTACCAGGCTGAATATATCTGGATTGATGGAACAAAACCAACGCCTTTGATGCGAAACAAGACGCGCATTATCCAAGATGGCAAGGCACCCGATATATGGGGATTTGATGGTTCTAGTACTAACCAGGCCCCTGGGGAGAACTCTGACTGCGTCCTGCAACCGGTCTTCCAGTGTCAAGACCCAATTCGCGGCGGAGATAATGTCCTCGTTCTCTGCGAGGTTCTTCTCACCGATTTCACCCCACACCCCACCAATACGCGCTCGGCGTTAGTGCAGACGGCAGAGCGTTTTGCCGACCAGGAACCGATGTTTGGCATCGAGCAGGAGTATACGTTCTTTAAGGATGGTCGGCCATTGGGGTGGCCAGTCAACGGGTTCCCTGCGCCGCAGGGAGCCTACTACTGCGGCGTCGGCGGGCAGAAGATCGTCGGCCGTGATATCATCGAGGCCCACACACTCGCCTGCATGGAGGCTGGTCTCCATATCGAAGGCACTAATGCCGAGGTCATGATGGCCCAATGGGAGTTCCAGATTGGCACGCTCGCACCACCTGAGATCGGTGACGAGCTTTGGGTCGCCCGTTGGCTACTCATGCGCATCGCTGAGGACTTCGAGGTCGAGGTCAACTGGGATGCCAAGCCCGTAGCCGGCGACTGGAACGGTGCCGGTGCCCACACCAACTTCTCCACCCTGGCTATGCGGAACGACTTCGATCCTATTATCGCTGGGTGTGAGGCGCTTGGCCGAAAAGTCGAAGAGCATATCGCCAACTACGGCGATGGTATTGAGCGTCGGCTCACCGGTAAGCATGAGACCGCCCGCTATGACGAGTTCAGCTACGGTGTCTCCAACCGTGCCGCCTCAATTCGCATCCCGTGGGCTGCCGCTAAGGCAGGCAAGGGGTGGCTCGAGGATCGACGTCCAAATGCCAACATGGATCCGTATACGGTCTGCCGTCTTATCATCGACACCGTCTGTTCGGATGCTGAGTCGTCCGCAGAGGCACCTTCGGCCGATCTCGCTGACGCCATCTGA